A window of the Gossypium hirsutum isolate 1008001.06 chromosome A05, Gossypium_hirsutum_v2.1, whole genome shotgun sequence genome harbors these coding sequences:
- the LOC107961116 gene encoding transcription repressor OFP7 — MSKRFKLKFFRVIPSFQFCRSKKPSHLPETPGPVTHRLSPVNPKALDIFYPNLPAPPPSTPDYSFFKCHLSPKIATVGCGCRARSSHTQYLPSVDVSFESPDYSSKKVTARLHAVVNSHNHKLQRKTCKASVSDESKNEVDKKDKKMEKERATASVSSRDSGCFSSEGTENEETKTLISASLSFSDDSFLELNESLAGESHNETKKSKKEINNGKKMKRPRSFGSKKYRGPSKPNCSKTKTKTGALSSESTETDPARRMMVPSRTAEEKVRESVAVVQKSEDPYEDFKRSMLEMILDKQMFEADDLEQLLQCFLSLNSRQYHGIIVEAFTEIWETLFGGHPKNLL, encoded by the coding sequence ATGTCTAAACGTTTCAAGCTCAAATTCTTTCGTGTTATACCATCTTTTCAATTTTGTCGATCAAAAAAACCTTCCCATTTACCGGAGACTCCAGGTCCGGTGACCCACCGGCTATCTCCGGTGAATCCTAAAGCATTAGATATCTTTTATCCGAACCTCCCTGCACCGCCGCCGTCGACACCGGACTACTCTTTTTTCAAATGCCATTTGTCACCAAAGATAGCGACAGTTGGCTGCGGTTGCCGAGCAAGATCATCACACACTCAATACTTACCCTCAGTGGACGTTAGTTTTGAGTCACCTGATTACTCGTCGAAGAAAGTAACAGCTCGGTTGCATGCAGTGGTAAATTCCCACAATCACAAGCTTCAAAGGAAAACCTGTAAAGCATCGGTTAGTGATGAGAGCAAAAACGAGGTCGATAAGAAGGATAAGAAGATGGAGAAAGAGAGGGCAACTGCAAGTGTTTCATCGCGTGACAGTGGGTGTTTCAGCAGCGAAGGAACCGAAAACGAGGAGACCAAAACGCTAATCTCCGCTTCACTAAGCTTCTCGGACGATTCATTCCTCGAGTTGAATGAATCACTGGCTGGCGAATCCCATAACGAAACCAAAAAGAGCAAGAAAGAGATAAATAatgggaagaaaatgaagagacCGAGAAGCTTTGGTTCAAAGAAATACAGAGGACCTTCGAAACCTAACTGTTCAAAGACAAAGACAAAGACGGGAGCTCTATCATCGGAGAGCACTGAAACTGATCCAGCGAGACGGATGATGGTACCTTCGCGCACGGCTGAAGAGAAGGTAAGGGAGAGCGTTGCGGTGGTACAGAAATCGGAGGATCCTTATGAGGACTTCAAGAGGTCAATGCTGGAAATGATATTGGACAAACAGATGTTTGAGGCCGATGATTTGGAGCAGCTGTTGCAGTGCTTTCTTTCTCTAAATTCAAGGCAATATCATGGAATCATCGTGGAGGCTTTTACCGAGATTTGGGAGACCTTGTTCGGCGGTCACCCCAAGAATCTCCTCTGA
- the LOC107960407 gene encoding outer envelope pore protein 24A, chloroplastic has protein sequence MKASLKGRYTNDKSTAVVSLSANAGDIKLRASLTDATFIKGPSLNGLTLAVEKPGFFIIDYDVPKKDFWFQFMNSVRVAEKPLKLTYIHGRGDNRTVLDGTLTLDSANKVSANYMFGTRNCKVKYSYSHGGATTFEPCYDFGKNAWDFAISRRVYDDVFKATYQTWSRDLALEWSRNSKFNGTFKISASVNLAEETKIPKLIAESSWDLEM, from the exons ATGAAGGCGTCATTGAAAGGCAGATACACCAATGACAAGAGCACCGCCGTCGTTTCCCTTTCCGCCAACGCTGGCGATATCAAGCTACGCGCTTCCCTGACTGATGCGACATTCATCAAGGGTCCCAGCCTGAACGGTTTGACTCTTGCTGTTGAAAAACCCGGCTTCTTCATCATCGACTACGATGTCCCCAAAAAG GATTTTTGGTTTCAGTTCATGAACTCAGTTAGGGTTGCGGAGAAGCCGTTGAAGCTTACTTACATTCACGGCAGAGGGGACAACCGGACCGTGTTGGACGGGACACTCACCTTAGACTCTGCCAACAAGGTGTCGGCTAATTACATGTTTGGTACGAGGAACTGTAAGGTCAAGTACAGTTACTCGCACGGAGGGGCTACGACTTTTGAGCCATGCTATGATTTCGGGAAAAATGCGTGGGATTTTGCAATTTCGAGGAGAGTGTATGACGATGTTTTTAAGGCAACGTATCAGACTTGGAGCAGGGATTTGGCTTTGGAGTGGTCGAGAAACTCTAAGTTTAATGGGACTTTTAAG ATTTCAGCATCCGTCAATCTGGCTGAAGAAACTAAGATCCCGAAGCTTATTGCGGAGAGTTCTTGGGATTTGGAAATGTGA